In Mucilaginibacter sp. KACC 22063, the genomic stretch ATTTCGGGTTTTGTAGTTACAGAATCTGGCTGGGGATTTAGCGAAGGCTCGCGATGAAATATGCTTCTGATCACATCAGAGATATCCTTTTGCCGGGTAGCGTCTTTAGAAACTGTGTCAGTAACAAGCTTTGCAGAATCTGCCTTTGATTTGGGCTTTAAACGCGGGATAGGCACATTTTTATTAGCCTGAGCAAAAACATGGCTGCATGTTAAAACAAGTGCTATTAATAAACATCCGGCTTTTATCAGCAAATACTTGATATTGAAAATCTTATTCAAGAGTTAATCTAATCAGCCTGCAAAAGTAATCAGCTTTAATGATATTTTAATGAATATAATCTCAAGTCTTTAAACGCGAACAGGCCTGCTTAGTTAAGGCAGGCCTGTTTGTGTGCTCTGTATTTATTAATACAGAATTATTATTTCATTGAGTCCTGAATTTTTTTGATCGCATCAAGGTGAGTTTGAACGATAGGAGCAGTTTTAGCTGCGAAAGCTTTTAATTCAGCATCTTTACCGTCTTTAGCCTCTTTTTGCATCAGGTCAAGTGTTTTTTGGTGACCGTCAACCATTGCATCAACATAATCTTTGTCGAAATCTTTGCCAGTCTCTTTGCTTAATTTATCCATTTTAGCCTGATGATCAGCATCAACTGTTGAAGGTAAAGTGATGTTTTTTGCTTTAGCAATTGACATTAATTCTTCGTTTGCTTTACCGTGGTCAGATACCATCATGTCTGCAAATTGTTTAACCTGAGCATTGGCTGTTTTTGTAATTGCCAGTTTACCTAAAGCAACTTCGGCCATGCCACCATTTGCTGCATCAGTCGCAAATTTTGCATCGTCATTATCAACAGCAATACCACCAGTTGAAGCAACGCTTGATGTGGTGTCTTTTGTTTTGTTTAAACTGTCTGCTGTTTCTTTAGCGTCCTTTTGGCCACTGTTACAAGCTTGAAACGCAAGTGAGGCAGCGGCAATCATAAATACATAACTTACTTTTTTCATGGTAATGTTTTAATTGATTTGTTTTTTCTAAACACTATATTTTAAAATAAGTTTTTTAACTTAAAAAATACTTCAACTATTCTATACTTAAATCAAGCTTTGCAAGCCGAATGGCGGCTTCATCTCCGGTATACTTTCCATGTTCGTCTGATAGTTTCACAACAGGTATCCAGTTGCCTTGCTCGGGCATGGCCTCTGTCATTTTAATTACAATATTCATGGCTTTAGGACCAACATCATTGGTCAGGCTGGTGCCAATGCCAAAAGATATACTTATCCTGTTCTCGCAATGGGCAGCAATGCGGGCTACCTTTTCATAATCAAGCGCGTCAGAAAAAATGATGGTTTTGCTAAGCGGGTCTATACCCATTGACTGGTAATGCGCAATTACACGGTCGGCAAATATGAGCGGGTCGCCGCTATCATGCCTTACCCCATCAAACAACTTTGAATACATTTTATCAAACTGGGAGAAAAACACTTCTGTTGTATAAGTATCAGATAAAGCAATACCCAAATCCCCGCGATAAACCTGTACCCAGTTTTCCAGGCCAAGTGAGTTAGCCATTTTAAAACCATACCGCGCTGCATGAAACATAAACCACTCGTGCGCATGTGTTCCTATAGGTTTGGTTTGATTCAGCATAGCCATATGCACATTGCTTGATCCAACAAAGGCACCTTCTCCGTATGCTTTTAACGATTGCATAACCAATCTGTGCACATCATAGCTATACCGGCGCCTGGTGCCAAACTCGGCCACCTTAACACCCAGCTTTGCATATGCTTCAATTTTTTGTTTGGTACGCAACAGCACCTCCTCATCAGATATGCGCGAAGCATTGGTAAGCTGATAATACAGTTCACATATGAGTGACATTACAGGCACTTCCCATAAAATTGCCCTGTGCCAGTTACCTTCAATGCCTACATGCAGTTCTCCGCCCTTCTGGTCAATACTTACCTCTTGCGGATCATAGCGGTAACCTTCCAGAAAATCAAGATATACCGGATCTAAATATGGGCAGTTATTTTCTAAAAATCTCCTTTCAGATTTTGTAAGTTTTAATTCAGCCATGCGGTCAACTGCATTTCTAAGCGCCGCAGCAAAGCCGTCAGGAAATTGATGTTTTCCCCGGTTAATAAAGTGATACCGTGCACGTGCTACCGGAAACAGCCTTGTTACAGCCTGCTGCATAGTAAACTTATAGAAATCGTTATCGAGAAATGAAAGTAGTGCGGAATTCTGAGGCATCTGTAATAGCTAAACCATTATAAACATAAATGGCCGCGCAATGTTCACTTTGTGTAATTTAATTATAATTAAAATATATTAAAATAAAATTATCATATATAGTGATTAAGATATTTAAATAAGTAATAATAATTTATTTATTTTACTTTTATGTAAACACCTTTACACATACGTTGTTAATCGATTGATGAACAACGGAACCACACCTCGATTAAAAATTTTCACCTGGCATATCCATGGTAGTTACCTTTTCTATTTATCACAAGGCAACTACGATATTTATATACCAACCAAATCTGAAAAAACCGAAGGTTATTATGGCCGGGGAGAAACATTTCCGTTTGGCGAAAATGTAATTGAGGTACCCGCCGAAGAGGTTAAGAACAAAAGCTTTGATGTTATTCTTTATCAAACTAATCAAAACTATTTAAAAGACCAATACGAAGTCCTTACAGAAGAGCAGCGAAGCTTGCCAAAGGTTTATATTGAGCATGACCCTCCGCGCCAGCATCCTACAGATACTAAACATATTTTAAATACGCAGGATGTAACTCTTGTACATGTTACCCACTTTAACCGCTTAATGTGGGACAGCAACGAAACGCCTACACGTGTAATTGAGCACGGCGTAACTATTCCTCAGGTTAACTACTCAGGTCATATTAATAAAGGTATAGTTGTGATTAATAATCTGCCTTTGCGTGGGCGTTTATTAGGGCTGGATGTATTTATGGAAGTACGTAAGCAAATTCCGGTTGACCTTGTAGGTATGGGCACAGGTGATTTAGGTTTGGGCGAGGTGCTTCATCCGCAGTTACCGGCTTTTCAAAGCCAGTACCGCTTTTTCTTTAACCCGATAAGATATACCAGCCTTGGTTTAGCAATATGCGAAGCTATGATGATGGGGATACCTGTTGTAGGCCTTGCCACAACAGAGTTATCTACCGTTATAGACAACGGCTACTCTGGCTTTATACATACCGATGTTAATTACCTGATCGATAAAATGCAATTGCTGATGGAAGATGCTGAACTGGCTCGTGAAATTGGTAACAATGGCCGTGAGATAGCATTAAAACGTTTTAACATCAATCGATTTACAGACGACTGGGAGCAATTATTTGCCGAGGTAACTGCCCGTAATAAAACGGTGCTCCATTCAATTTAATTTATATGAAGAACCGAAGTAAAAATATTGCGCTGATAAGTGAACACGCCTCTCCCCTGGCAGATTTAGGCGGCGTTGATACTGGTGGCCAAAATGTGTATGTAGCACAGCTGGCATTACATTTAGCCACACAAGGCTACCTTGTAGATGTTTACACCCGCCGCGATAGCGGCACTATTGATGAAGTGGTTAACTGGCAGCCGGGCGTACGGGTTATCAATGTGAAGGCAGGGCCCGAAGCCGTGATTATCAAAGAAGACATGCTACAGCACATGCAGGAGTTTAAGGATAACATGGTTGCATTTATCATCAACAATCATTTGCATTACAGCCTTATTCATGCTAACTTTTTCATGTCGGCATTGGTAGCTTCGGGCATCAAAAAAGAACTGGATATTCCTTTTGCAGTTACCTTTCATGCTTTGGGGCATGTAAGGCGAGTACATCAGGCAGAGCAAGATAAATTTCCGATTGAAAGGTTAATTATAGAAGCAGAGGCAGTTAAACATGCCGATCACATCGTAGCAGAATGCCCTCAGGATCGTGACGACCTGATCAACCATTACCATGCAGATCCGAAAAAGATCACCATTGTACCATGCGGATTTAGTGAGAAAGAGTTTCACCCGATAGATAAGTCAGAAGCACGCCGGATGCTGGGCCTACCTGCCAATGAGCATATCATATTGCAATTAGGCCGCATGGTGCCGCGCAAGGGAATTGATAATGTGATAAGGGCGTTGGGCCACCTAAAAAGGGCATCTGAAAAGCCGATTAAACTGGTTGTGGTTGGTGGTAACCACCATGATCTGCAAAAATCTGATTGCCCCGAATATAAAAGGTTATTAAATATCGCAGATGAACATGCGGTGACCGATCATGTAATCTTCGCCGGTAAAAAGACCCGCGACCAACTGAAATATTATTACGCCGCGGCTGATATTTTTATTACCACACCATGGTATGAACCATTCGGTATTACACCATTGGAGGCTATGGCTTGCGGAACGCCGGTTATTGGATCAAATGTTGGCGGTATTAAATACAGCGTAGCCGATGGCCATACCGGGGCACTTGTAACACCTGAGCAGCCTAAAGAATTAGCAGAAAAAATTGATAGCCTCATCAGCGATAAAGCTTTGCTTAAACAAATGGGCCTGAATGCCATAAAACGTGTTAACACGCATTTTACCTGGAAGAAAGTGGCCATGCAAATGGATAAGCTATTTGTAAACATGCTTAGTACTTCAAAATCAAGATTGATTAAGCAACTGGAAGGCAGAAAAGAGCAGGCTGCATAATATGGCTAAGGCAATTTTTATTGACAAGGATGGAACATTGATTCCGGACATACCTTATAATGTTAATCCGGCATTGATTACTATTTCAACGCATGCCATAGAAGGTTTAAAGGCTTTGCAAGACAATGGCTACTTGCTTATCGTTATCTCTAACCAGTCTGGCGTAGCAAGAGGGATGTTTAAAGAAGAGCAATTAGCAGATGTAGAACTTGCAATAAAATCCCTTTTAGCTGTAAACGGAATTAAACTTCATGGCTTTTATTATTGCCCCCACCATCCGGACGGAACCGTAGAGGGCTATGACATGGAATGTGCATGCCGTAAACCACAGCCTGGCCTGCTATTGCAGGCAGCAAAAGATCATGATGTAGATCTATCACAATCTTGGATGATAGGTGATATCTTAAATGACGTGGAAGCCGGTAACCGTGCCGGATGCCAAACTATATTAATTGATAACGGCGGTGAAACAGAATGGGTAAAAGGCGAATATCGAACGCCAACCTTAGTATATAAAACAATTAATGATGCTGCTTTAGGCATACTTCAACAGCACCTGGTATAAAAGATGAGCAACTGGTCTGATTGCAAGCGAATACTTGTTATCCGCCCCGATAATATGGGCGATCTTATTATGAGCGGGCCAGCCATTAAAGCGCTTAAGCAATCTTTTAATGCGCATATTACCGTCTTAACATCATCAATGGCCAAAGGCATTATTAAACACATGCCCATGATTGACGATGCAATCATATTTGATCTTCCCTGGGTAAAAACTAATCAGCAAGCGCCTAAAGAACAGATTTACGAAGTAGTAGAAAGGCTTAAAAAAGGCAGCTTTGATGCAGCGGTGATCTTTACCGTTTTCAGCCAAAATCCCTTACCTACGGCCATGCTGGCTTATATGGCCGGAATACCTAAAATATTGGCCTATTGCCGTGAAAACCCTTACGGATTACTTACAGATTGGATTCCGGATAAAGAACCATACAATATTATCAAACATCAGGTACAGCGCGACCTTGATCTGGTAGCTTCGGTGGGTGCATACATTAATGATGATAAACTTGATCTGCTAATAAAGGATTGCGGCCAAAGCATGCAGGAAAAGCTAATGATAACAGGTATAAATTTAGATCAACCCTGGTTATTGCTGCATGCAGGCGTTAGTGAACCCAAGCGGGAATATCCATTTAATAATTGGGTAATAGCAGCGAAAAAAATTATTACACAATTAGGCTACCAGGTATTGCTTACAGGTGCAGCATCTGAAAAAGTATTGACTGATAAATTACAGCAGCGTATTGGCGAACCTAGCTTTTCAGTTGCCGGTTTATTTGATCTGAGCGAATTTATTTACCTGGTTAAACAAGCCCCCTGTCTTGTTTCTGTAAATACCGGCACTATACATATTGCTGCAGCGGTGAATACTCCTGTTGTGGTGCTTTACGCAGAAACCAATCCGCAGCATACACCATGGAAAGTGGTAAATAAGGTATTGCCTTTTAGTGTACCGGAAGAAATGCGCAGTAAAAATGAGGTAATTGCGTATTTGAATAAAACGATTTATGCCCACCCTGCAGGTATGCCTGCTCCGGCACAAATAGTATGTGCAATAACAGAAATTATGAATGCGCCATACTCACCATCTCAACCGTTTCACGGAACACTGAATGAAAATCAGGCGTTTCCAGCCAGTTGATTGTACGGTGCATGCGTTTATCCATTGGCCCCCAGCGTTGCGGTTCACCATCCATACTGATCACCACGCTTGGCGTTTTAAACGCAGCTGCAATATGAGATACACCGGTACAGTTAGATATCAGCATAGCTGCATTTTTGATTAATACGCCCATTGCGCCCATTGTGGTCTTACCGCAGGCATTAATGGGTTCGTAACGCATATGGCTAATTACAGCATCCACAATTTCGGCTTCATCTTTAGTTCCGGTAATTACAGCTTTATAACCCTGCTCAATACAATAGTCGGCCAGGGTAGCAAAGTAATTTACCGGCCATTGTCTCCAGGCACCACGTGAACCCGGGTGAACGCAAACATAATTACCCGGATCAATTTCCAAGCCTGCATTATCAAGATCATTCATATCCTGATCTGTCAACGGAAACTCCAGTTCAGTGCCTTGTGCAGGTATGCCCAGGTGTTCCATTAATAAAATATGCCGTTCAATTTCAGAGCCGTAATCCGGATATAGCATAAACAAACCATTATCCGGCTTATAATGCCCCTCTGTAGAAAAACCAGCTACATGCCTGGCTCCAAACAGTTCCATCATCGGGTTAACTAATGTACCGTTACCCTGCATCTGTATTACAAGGTCAAATTGCTCATTTTGTATCGATGGCAAAAACTCGGCAAATTGGGTGGCATCAAATGCTTGTTCGGGTAGCCCAGGGAAACCGGGAAAATGGATGAAATTATCAAAATAGACATCGAACCGTTCTGTAAAGGATTTTGCCCAGGGCAAACCTATCAGCGTGATAGATGCATTGGGGTAAGCATGTTTTAATGCTCTTATTGCTGGTATGGTGCAAAGCATATCGCCTAATTGCAATACACGGAATATGCCTATCTTTTTAATTTCGTTAGCTGGTAGTTTCATTTATTCCTGATCGTTTAAACCGCGTCCGGTTTTGTGCTGCAGCTCGTCAATGCGTTTAGACGCTTCGGCTTTGCTCAACTTTTCATCAAATGTTTCTCCTGCCTCAGCAGAAAGTGTTTTAAGGTACGATTCCTGTGCGCCGGTCATAGGTTCATCTCCCGTTGTCCAATCATCAGGGTCTTTTATAGTGTTTGATCCTTTTATCGGCTGATCTTCATTCAACTCTTCTTTGCTGTTCTTCTCGGTTGCCATAATGCTAATATTTATAGTATTAAACCCTACCGGTTTGCCTTTGTTTTAAACAAACCATGTCTTATATTTTAGCGCGCCATACCATTGCCAAAACACCGATACAAAAGGTATTACAAATGATGTAGCAACCATTTCGGTAATATGATCCAGTGCTAAGCTGGTTGTGGCAAGGCGTTTACAGATAAAGTAAACCGTAAAAGTTAACCAGGTAATTGACCCGGTTATGGTTAACAATTGCTTGTGAATGATAATGCCCGCCAGCATGATTAAAAAAGAAACAATGATGGCATAATACAATACAGGCGATACCGGCCTGATCTTCTTTCTGAAAAGCTTTGGATATTTTTTGTAAAGCAGCGCGTCAAACATAGTTTTCTTTTGCTCCTTCACACTTACACCCCATTTTGACTTGCGCACCGGGTGTATTACCTCAGCACTGTTTAAACGCCTGATAGGAATTTCGTTTTGTAACAGTTTAAAGTGCAGGTCGCTGTCTTCGCGCCAAGCCATGCTGAATTGCTCGTCAAAACCACCTGCCTTTTGCAACACGGTTTTGGTACAGGCACAATTAGCTGTAATAAAATCTGCTGTTTCTAAACCTGCTGTATTCTTTTCATAGTCAGTGGGCGGATAGCTTACAGGTACGATCACCTTTCCGGTAATAGCAATATTGCCGTTACCTTCTATTGCCCTTACAATTTCTATCAGCCAGTTGCTTTCGGGCAGGCAGTCATCGTCTGTAAAGGCAATAATTTCTGCCGTTGCATTTTGCCAGCCATAATTACGTGCTGCGGCAGGCCCCTTTTTATGCGGAAGCGGCAGGTACCTCACCGGCGCCTGCGCTTGCATGTTATTAATTAAATCAGCAGTAGCGCTGTCCGGGCCATCGCTTACCACAATAATCTCAAAGTCGGTCATTGTTTGCTCCAGCAAAGCGGCCAGGCAATTTTTTAAAAGCTGCGGACGGCGGTACGTTGGTATTACAACAGATACTTTTATAATCATTTTTCAATCACGAACGAACCAATGATCAATGCGTCAAAAGGTGATGTCCAAAAGCATTCGATAGCATCCCGAGGTGTACAAACAATCGGTTTACCCAGCGTATTAAATGATGTATTTACCAGTACAGGTACACCGGTTTTGCGGTGGAAAGCTTTCAGCAGATCATAATACTTTTCATTTTGCTGCCTGTTGATGGTTTGGATACGAGCAGTACCATCAGTGTGGCGCACCGCCGGAATCTGGTCTGCTTTGTCTTCCTGAACATCGTACACAAATAACATAAACGGTGAATACTCGGCATTTTTAAACCAGTTGCCTGCTTCTTCTTCAAGCACGACAGGTGCTACCGGGCGAAAATCTTCACGGTCTTTCACTTCGTTTAAACGCGCTTGCATTTCAGGGCTAATCGGCGAAGCCAAAATTGAGCGGCCGCCCAAAGCACGCGGACCAAATTCCATACGGCCCTGGTACCAGCCAATGATCTTATTTTGCGCAAGGATGTCGGCAGTTTCTTCGGCAACATTTTCCAGCTTACGGTATGGCACTTTACACCATTTCATAAACTTCTCAATTTCAGCATCGCTATACTCAGGTCCCCAATAGGCATGGTTCATCACAAATTCGCGCTCGTTTGATTTACGCTGCTGCGCATCAACCCACAGCGCTGCACCTAAAGCGGTACCGTCATCACCAGATGCAGGCTGCACCCAGATATTTTGGAAAGGCCCTTTATCACGTATGCGGGCATTAGCCACACAGTTTAATGCTACACCACCCGCCATGCACAGGTTTTCAGATTTGGTCTCTTTGTGCAACCAATCCGTCAGTTCAAGCATAGTTTCCTCCAGCACCAATTGCATAGAATGCGCTATGTTAAAGTGGTGACTGGTAAATTCTTCGTGGCGCAGGCGCTGCGCACCAAAACGTTCAATTAAACGCTGATCGGTTATAGTATACTGCCCGTTAGCGGCGACTTGTATCATCTCACGAAAATCCTTTACAAAGTCAGGCTTTCCGTATGATGCCAGCGCCATCACCTTATACTCATCAGACGAGTGCAGGAAACCTAAATAAGTTGTTACCTGCTCATAAAGTAAGCCTAACGAATGTGGCATATTTACCTGGCCAATGCGATCAAGCTGCTGCCCATTACCAATGCTGTAAGTAGTGGTTGCCACCTCGCCCCTGCCATCAACCGTCATTACTGCCGCATTTTTGTAGGGCGAACAGTTAAATGCACTTGCTGCGTGTGAGATATGGTGTTCTACATAATGCCATTGTTCGGGACGAATGTTGGCACCAATAAAATTCTTTTGTAAATGGTGCGGATAGCCGTCATTCAGTTGGTCGCGGGCATTAAGAATAGATGACAAAAACAGCGGATCCCAAACGTTTAGCCAATCTTGGTTAACCTGCTGGCCAATTGGCTCAAAAGGAATTTCAATAGTTGATTTACCACGGTATTTTTCGCCAATGAGCAAATAGGGATCAAAAGAGTACGCCACATGGTCCACATCATTAATATGGATACCTGCCACGCGCAGGCAATAATCAATCGCATGAAAAGGCAGCTCCCATGTTGAAAAGGGAACAGGGCGTTTGCCATGTTTAAAGTGCGTGAAACGCTCTTCTTCAGCTGCCGCAAGCAACTGGCCATCTTTAATTATACACGCCGCCGAGTCGTGAAATACAGCATTAATGCCTAATACATACATTGTGATAAAGTATTACCGTAAATATTTTTTTGATTTTTTGTAATACTACTACAATGGAACAGGTGGCTTGTTTAATTAAAGTTGAAAAAATTAATTAGAATTATTAATTATTATAATATTGTTAAATTAAGTGACTCTAATTAATACTATTATGAAAATATCTAAATACAAAAAGAAAAAGGCCTGCTTTTAGGCAGACCTTTTATAAAACTTAGGCTCGGCATATTTTAGCCTGATAATTTTCTTCCTGACAACTGAAGAAGGATAATAGATGCGATTAGTAACCTCGCGCCCTAACCTGTTGCGCAGGTTGTTACGCAGCCCCACACGCATATGAATCACTACCCGGTTATTATGTATCTCGCCCTGCTCTTCCACATTTTTTAGCAGCCTTAATGACACCAGCGCCAGTATTCCGCCAATCACAAAGAAATAATTCCAGCCTTGCAGATTCAGAATTTCATGTCCTGAAAGATGCAACACGGTTTGATGGGTAGCAAAGAAGTCGGCAGCTAAACCACCAATCATTGGTGCTATGGTCGAAAAGAAAGCCACGAACATATTTTTTGTAGAAATATAGGCAATGGCCTCGCTGTTGGGCGCCAGTTTAATACCAATATTTGAAAGTGCAAGATTGATACCCGCCGTAGCAATACCGCTTAGCATGTGAATAACAATCAGCAAAGCCATACTTGCCCTGATACCATGCGGCATTGCCGTAAATGCAAATGCAATAATAGCTGCAATGTACACCGGGGCACAAATAGCTATAATGTTTTTATTACTGAACCGATCTGAATATTTGCCCCATATCTTTATAGAAACAATACTGCTTAACTGGCTGATAATACCCAAACCGATAATATATGATACGGGTAAACCGATAGTTTTCATCATATATACACCAAAGAACGGTGTAGCCAGATTGAGCGCAAAAGCCCAAAAAGAATTAAAGACCAGTAAGTTTCTAAAGTTCTTGTTTTTGAGCGGCTTGCCAAAAAGCGTGAATAATTTATCTTCGATTACCCGTGGCTTAGGTTCTGGTGTGCGTAACAATAGGAACACGCTGATCATACCTAATATTCCGCCAATTAAAAACAGCACATTATAAGTAACGATTTCCTGAGCGGGATAATGCTTCTTTACATAATCGATACCGATGGCAGTAGCTAAACTTAAAGTAACATTAAGCGTTTGTGCCATTCGGCTGCGGCTTGAGAAAAATGAGCCCAGTCTTTCACCAGGAATAAGGTCCTTCATCCAGGCATTCCAGCTGGCTCCGGCAATGTCACCAAAAATATGCTGGAAGAACAGCATCACAATAAGCACCTGTATGCTGGTACCTGCGGTAAATAAAAATGGAAGCACACCGATAAACAACAGCGGGATACGCGCCATAAAATTACAGATCACGCTGATGATTTTGCGATTGTTAAATTTACGTACCAGCCAAATAGATAATAACTGGAAGATGGTGGTAAACGTAGGCAGGGCAGCTAACACGCCTAACTGGAAATTAGTAGCCCCCATGTGGATGGCCATTGCCGTTAAAAAGGTACCGCTGGTAAATACCACCATTGCTTCGGCCGAAAGGCCGTCTGCATTAACCAGCTTTAAGCCCGACTGCAACTCGCGATCGGTTACTGTGTCCTGAGGTCTGAAATTCATTTACAACGCGCCACAAGGACGCCCGTTTGGGGTTTAATCAATAATTTAATTAGGGCTGCAAAAATACAATTGCACATTACAACTTGCAAAATCATTGCCAGCAGATTGCTTTAATTTAATTATTGATTAATTTATCGCTTTAACAGCCATTTACAAGCAAACAGCTATTTGACGTGCGATAAGCACCTTAGTTTATTGGGTATAATGGTACTATCGCTTCCCCATAATGAGGAGTGTGGAGTGGTTTTAAAATATGTCGCTGTTATAAAAAAGGTTCTCTACTCTCACATAAAAAAGGCCGCATTACAGCAGCCTGATAATTTGTAATTGTAATTACGAGCTCCACTCATAATTTAATTAAAAACGATTTAGCCAAATTTTGCCATTCTTGATTCTTATTCTATTTTTTATTAATGGATAAATATCTATAAGTGTATCAAGTTTATTGTAATGAATAGTAATAGTTTCACCTTTGACGGTGTATGGAATATTGTAGTTTTTTTGTATCAGCTGCAATATTGCTTTATTTATAGCCAAGTCGGTTTTTAAAGAGTCTATTTGATTATTGAGTTTACCAATCTGAATATTTAAAGTGCTTGACTTATTTAACAGAGATTTAGGATTATCTTCAAGAATTATTTTATCTGTCGTGTCCTTGTAAAACAGACCAAATTTATCTTTAATTACTTTTAATTTAAAGTTTGCAAGTTCTAATTGCTTTTTTAATGTTATATTCTCTTTTAGTGTATTATTAGTAATTTTCAACAGCTCCTCAACTGATATATGTTTATCTCCAAATATAAAACCGGTGATCGCTTGATTAGGTTTTGACATCAAACTTTTAACATTGGAGTTGCAGGCATTAATCATCTTATCTTT encodes the following:
- a CDS encoding carbamoyltransferase family protein, producing MYVLGINAVFHDSAACIIKDGQLLAAAEEERFTHFKHGKRPVPFSTWELPFHAIDYCLRVAGIHINDVDHVAYSFDPYLLIGEKYRGKSTIEIPFEPIGQQVNQDWLNVWDPLFLSSILNARDQLNDGYPHHLQKNFIGANIRPEQWHYVEHHISHAASAFNCSPYKNAAVMTVDGRGEVATTTYSIGNGQQLDRIGQVNMPHSLGLLYEQVTTYLGFLHSSDEYKVMALASYGKPDFVKDFREMIQVAANGQYTITDQRLIERFGAQRLRHEEFTSHHFNIAHSMQLVLEETMLELTDWLHKETKSENLCMAGGVALNCVANARIRDKGPFQNIWVQPASGDDGTALGAALWVDAQQRKSNEREFVMNHAYWGPEYSDAEIEKFMKWCKVPYRKLENVAEETADILAQNKIIGWYQGRMEFGPRALGGRSILASPISPEMQARLNEVKDREDFRPVAPVVLEEEAGNWFKNAEYSPFMLFVYDVQEDKADQIPAVRHTDGTARIQTINRQQNEKYYDLLKAFHRKTGVPVLVNTSFNTLGKPIVCTPRDAIECFWTSPFDALIIGSFVIEK
- a CDS encoding MFS transporter translates to MNFRPQDTVTDRELQSGLKLVNADGLSAEAMVVFTSGTFLTAMAIHMGATNFQLGVLAALPTFTTIFQLLSIWLVRKFNNRKIISVICNFMARIPLLFIGVLPFLFTAGTSIQVLIVMLFFQHIFGDIAGASWNAWMKDLIPGERLGSFFSSRSRMAQTLNVTLSLATAIGIDYVKKHYPAQEIVTYNVLFLIGGILGMISVFLLLRTPEPKPRVIEDKLFTLFGKPLKNKNFRNLLVFNSFWAFALNLATPFFGVYMMKTIGLPVSYIIGLGIISQLSSIVSIKIWGKYSDRFSNKNIIAICAPVYIAAIIAFAFTAMPHGIRASMALLIVIHMLSGIATAGINLALSNIGIKLAPNSEAIAYISTKNMFVAFFSTIAPMIGGLAADFFATHQTVLHLSGHEILNLQGWNYFFVIGGILALVSLRLLKNVEEQGEIHNNRVVIHMRVGLRNNLRNRLGREVTNRIYYPSSVVRKKIIRLKYAEPKFYKRSA